A portion of the Paenibacillus marchantiae genome contains these proteins:
- a CDS encoding collagen-like triple helix repeat-containing protein, with protein MTILSTGPIENNPVNGVRPTQQLTINIDNRNVATNAIILIQGYYLNGTRTEYVLELISVNPNQAIRKDYFADLDVFEFVFTTSGLAEQQIEISVWGKNSSGQLVTPHRIVSSELLGANGIIGITGTTGATGVSGFTGATGSTGVTGASGATGIGTTGSTGATGPTGATGVTGVTGTTGVTGITGATGAIGSAGVTGDTGVTGTGTTGVTGATGTTGDPGITGTTGDTGGTGVTGATGSVGSTGATGTTGTTGSTGSIGLTGATGAMGIGATGATGTGTTGVTGATGATGSTGATGSSGVTGVTGSAGTGATGATGVTGITGVTGATGFVGSTGATGTTGITGATGSTGVTGATGDTGTGTTGVTGAMGSTGVTGATGATGVTGVTGVTGSTGVTGDTGVTGTGMTGATGATGLTGTTGDSGITGTTGDTGGTGATGATGSTGITGTTGATGTGATGTTGVTGIPGGSGATGTTGTGTTGATGATGSTGVTGTTGATGTGATGTTGVTGITGVTGVTGATGTGATGTTGVTGITGVTGVTGATGTGATGATGVTGITGVTGATGTTGTGTTGATGATGSTGATGSSGVTGVTGATGTGATGATGVTGATGVTGSTGTTGVTGAIGITGSTGVTGDTGVTGTGMTGATGATGSTGTTGDPGITGTTGTTGVTGSTGSVGSTGATGTTGTTGAIGSTGITGATGATGIGATGASGTGATGATGSTGVTGTTGATGATGSTGITGVTGATGTGATGATGVTGITGVTGVTGATGTGTTGATGSTGVTGATGATGIGATGATGLTGTTGDPGITGTTGSTGVTGATGATGVTGVTGVTGSTGVTGATGATGLTGTTGDPGITGTTGTTGVTGSTGSVGSTGATGTTGITGAIGSTGVTGVTGATGTGTTGATGATGSTGVTGVTGATGTGTTGATGATGSTGVTGVTGATGTGTTGATGSTGSTGVTGATGATGIGATGATGSTGVTGVSGATGTGATGATGATGSTGVTGATGATPTFVDSYFNGNIQPQTIASGSNILNITPNQFTALTYNAATSVFTIQNAGLYNISVVLNLAAATLPGATIGLSLNNSTAYLAAAVTTATSGQLVLVQVESFAVGDTIQFRNISGFPITIANSSVIANSAGHVTISRFSAFF; from the coding sequence ATGACTATTTTATCAACTGGACCGATTGAGAATAATCCGGTCAATGGTGTAAGACCAACACAACAGCTGACCATCAATATTGATAATAGAAATGTGGCCACTAATGCAATTATCTTGATTCAGGGTTATTACCTAAACGGGACTAGAACGGAATATGTACTCGAATTAATTAGTGTAAATCCAAATCAAGCAATAAGGAAAGATTATTTTGCGGATCTGGATGTATTTGAATTTGTCTTTACAACAAGTGGTTTAGCAGAACAGCAGATAGAAATTTCAGTTTGGGGAAAAAATTCTTCAGGACAGCTTGTAACGCCTCACCGTATCGTATCATCAGAGTTGTTAGGAGCCAATGGGATCATAGGAATAACCGGGACAACGGGAGCTACAGGAGTCAGTGGATTTACAGGGGCTACAGGCTCAACGGGAGTCACTGGTGCATCAGGTGCAACAGGAATAGGAACGACTGGATCGACGGGCGCAACTGGTCCGACAGGTGCAACTGGGGTAACAGGAGTTACAGGTACCACAGGTGTGACTGGGATTACAGGGGCCACCGGAGCTATCGGAAGCGCAGGAGTAACAGGAGACACCGGCGTAACGGGAACTGGAACGACTGGAGTCACCGGAGCGACGGGTACAACGGGGGATCCTGGAATAACGGGAACAACAGGAGATACCGGTGGAACCGGAGTAACAGGTGCTACAGGTTCTGTAGGCAGCACGGGTGCGACCGGAACCACAGGTACAACGGGCTCAACAGGATCTATAGGTCTAACTGGTGCGACAGGCGCAATGGGAATCGGAGCCACCGGAGCCACCGGAACAGGAACAACTGGGGTAACCGGCGCAACAGGCGCAACCGGATCCACGGGAGCGACGGGCTCTAGTGGAGTAACCGGTGTCACAGGATCAGCGGGAACAGGGGCTACTGGCGCCACTGGGGTAACGGGGATTACTGGAGTAACCGGTGCGACAGGGTTTGTAGGCAGCACGGGTGCGACCGGAACCACAGGTATAACGGGCGCAACAGGATCTACAGGTGTAACTGGTGCGACAGGAGACACCGGAACAGGAACAACTGGAGTCACCGGCGCGATGGGTTCAACTGGGGTAACCGGCGCAACAGGCGCCACTGGGGTAACAGGAGTTACAGGAGTTACGGGATCAACAGGTGTAACAGGAGACACCGGCGTAACGGGAACAGGGATGACTGGAGCCACCGGCGCGACGGGTTTAACGGGTACGACGGGCGATTCTGGAATAACGGGAACAACAGGAGATACCGGTGGAACCGGAGCAACTGGCGCAACAGGATCTACGGGTATAACCGGAACGACTGGCGCAACGGGAACAGGGGCTACTGGCACCACTGGTGTAACGGGGATTCCAGGGGGAAGCGGTGCGACAGGGACAACAGGAACGGGAACGACTGGAGCTACTGGTGCAACAGGATCTACGGGTGTAACCGGAACGACAGGCGCAACGGGAACAGGGGCTACTGGCACCACTGGTGTAACGGGGATTACTGGGGTAACCGGTGTCACAGGTGCAACGGGAACAGGGGCTACTGGCACCACTGGTGTAACGGGGATTACTGGGGTAACCGGTGTCACAGGTGCAACGGGAACAGGGGCTACTGGCGCCACTGGTGTAACGGGGATTACTGGGGTGACCGGTGCGACAGGAACAACAGGAACGGGAACGACTGGAGCTACTGGTGCAACAGGATCTACGGGAGCGACGGGCTCTAGTGGAGTAACGGGTGTCACAGGTGCAACGGGAACAGGGGCTACTGGCGCCACTGGTGTAACAGGAGCAACAGGAGTTACGGGATCTACAGGTACCACTGGTGTTACTGGTGCAATAGGAATAACGGGTTCAACAGGTGTAACAGGAGACACCGGCGTAACGGGAACAGGGATGACTGGAGCCACCGGCGCGACGGGTTCAACGGGTACGACGGGCGATCCTGGAATAACGGGAACAACGGGAACAACAGGAGTAACAGGTTCTACAGGGTCTGTAGGCAGCACGGGTGCGACCGGAACCACAGGTACAACGGGCGCAATAGGATCTACAGGTATAACTGGTGCGACAGGCGCAACGGGAATCGGAGCCACCGGAGCCAGCGGAACAGGAGCTACTGGTGCAACAGGATCTACGGGTGTAACCGGAACGACAGGCGCAACGGGAGCGACGGGCTCTACTGGAATAACCGGTGTCACAGGTGCAACAGGAACAGGGGCTACTGGCGCCACTGGTGTAACGGGAATTACTGGGGTGACCGGTGTGACTGGTGCCACAGGAACAGGAACGACTGGAGCAACAGGATCTACAGGTGTAACTGGTGCGACAGGCGCAACGGGAATCGGAGCTACCGGCGCGACGGGTTTAACGGGTACGACGGGCGATCCTGGAATAACGGGAACAACAGGATCTACAGGTGTAACCGGCGCAACAGGAGCCACCGGGGTAACAGGAGTTACAGGAGTTACGGGATCAACAGGTGTAACAGGAGCCACCGGCGCGACGGGTTTAACGGGTACAACGGGCGATCCTGGAATAACGGGAACAACGGGAACAACAGGAGTAACAGGTTCTACAGGGTCTGTAGGCAGCACGGGTGCGACCGGAACCACGGGTATAACGGGCGCAATAGGATCTACAGGTGTAACCGGTGTGACTGGTGCCACGGGAACAGGAACGACTGGAGCTACTGGAGCAACAGGATCAACTGGGGTAACCGGTGTGACTGGTGCCACGGGAACAGGAACGACTGGAGCTACTGGAGCAACAGGATCAACTGGGGTGACCGGTGTGACTGGTGCCACAGGAACAGGGACGACTGGTGCAACAGGATCTACAGGATCTACAGGTGTAACTGGTGCGACAGGCGCAACGGGAATCGGAGCCACCGGAGCGACGGGTTCTACTGGAGTAACCGGTGTCTCAGGTGCAACGGGAACAGGGGCTACTGGCGCCACTGGTGCGACAGGATCTACTGGGGTAACAGGCGCAACAGGCGCAACTCCTACGTTTGTAGACTCATACTTTAATGGTAATATTCAACCTCAGACAATTGCTTCTGGATCAAATATTTTAAATATTACTCCAAACCAATTTACTGCACTTACTTATAATGCAGCAACAAGTGTTTTCACAATACAAAATGCAGGTTTGTACAACATAAGTGTTGTGCTAAATCTTGCAGCTGCTACATTACCAGGAGCAACAATTGGGCTATCGCTAAATAATTCTACAGCATATCTGGCTGCTGCTGTAACCACGGCAACAAGTGGTCAATTGGTTTTAGTTCAAGTTGAGTCCTTTGCTGTTGGAGATACAATTCAATTTAGGAATATATCTGGGTTTCCTATTACCATTGCTAATTCATCAGTAATAGCTAACAGCGCAGGTCATGTAACTATTTCAAGGTTCTCAGCCTTCTTTTGA
- a CDS encoding GDSL-type esterase/lipase family protein, with protein MLNNSADSANEKEGPTAPCDPVGVAEAGNEPPVDPESQAYRDMIGKSLLNKGNNTRLKAAIEKAKRGEPVTIAYIGGSITHGAGAVPLHLNCYAYRSHEIFKHMFAPSDDSPIRLIKAGVGGTPSQLGIVRYDRDVLRDGTVQPDIVIVEFAVNDADDETKGICYESLVLKALGANNKPAVILLFSVFENDWNLQDRLTPVGWHYDLPMVSVKDAVVEQFQWTKEQGNVITKKQFFHDIYHPTNAGHHIMADCLGWLFDVTDRSAPDEEDNANEKPPLLGNAFVDTKLLDRLNGDRIARIEAGGFRETDTDLQLTEMDDHAHSTPLFPNNWMHTGQNVAGKDSFKLILRSKRLILVFKDSGRADFGTANIRVDGTLMKTADPHQVNWTHCHAVILYDEKHSREHTVEIEMAEGHEGKRFTILGFGYVD; from the coding sequence ATGCTCAACAATTCAGCGGATTCGGCAAATGAAAAGGAAGGTCCGACGGCACCGTGTGACCCTGTTGGGGTTGCTGAAGCTGGGAATGAGCCGCCGGTTGATCCCGAGTCACAGGCTTATCGTGACATGATTGGTAAATCTCTATTGAACAAAGGAAACAACACTAGATTGAAGGCTGCTATTGAAAAAGCAAAACGCGGCGAGCCGGTCACCATCGCTTACATTGGCGGGTCGATTACCCACGGCGCAGGCGCCGTTCCTCTTCATCTGAATTGTTACGCCTATCGCTCGCATGAAATTTTCAAGCATATGTTCGCTCCATCGGATGACAGTCCGATTCGTCTGATCAAGGCAGGCGTAGGCGGCACTCCCTCACAGCTGGGCATTGTCCGCTATGATCGGGATGTGCTGCGGGACGGGACAGTCCAGCCTGATATTGTCATTGTGGAGTTTGCCGTCAATGATGCAGACGATGAGACCAAAGGCATTTGTTACGAGAGCCTGGTGCTCAAGGCACTTGGCGCTAACAACAAACCAGCCGTCATTCTGCTGTTCAGTGTGTTTGAGAATGACTGGAATCTTCAGGATCGCCTGACTCCTGTTGGCTGGCATTATGATCTGCCTATGGTGAGTGTAAAAGATGCTGTGGTGGAGCAATTCCAGTGGACGAAGGAACAGGGCAATGTCATTACCAAAAAGCAATTTTTCCATGACATCTACCATCCGACCAATGCCGGACATCATATTATGGCCGACTGTCTGGGCTGGTTGTTCGACGTAACGGATCGATCCGCCCCGGATGAGGAAGATAACGCGAATGAAAAGCCACCGCTGCTCGGAAATGCCTTTGTTGACACGAAGCTGCTTGATCGTCTGAATGGCGACAGGATCGCCCGGATTGAGGCGGGTGGGTTTCGGGAGACGGATACCGATCTGCAACTGACAGAGATGGATGATCATGCACACAGTACACCGCTATTTCCTAATAACTGGATGCATACGGGGCAGAACGTAGCGGGTAAAGACAGCTTTAAGCTGATCCTCCGGAGCAAGCGCCTTATTCTGGTGTTCAAGGATTCCGGAAGGGCGGATTTTGGAACCGCGAATATTAGAGTGGACGGAACACTGATGAAGACAGCCGATCCGCATCAAGTGAACTGGACACACTGCCATGCCGTAATCCTGTACGATGAAAAGCATTCCAGAGAGCACACGGTGGAGATTGAGATGGCTGAAGGCCACGAGGGCAAACGATTTACGATTCTGGGATTTGGTTATGTTGATTAG
- a CDS encoding CocE/NonD family hydrolase: MDKVKEMMLFNPSFEYIDDGVEHGILSQFNPGTTVLKKGYQVDQRFMPLPCDVIFEKDVPVKLRDGVTIYTDVFRPSGAEKVPVIISWSPYGKAAGTAPRYTNLFGMIGIPDSELSGLHKFEGSDPAYWCNHGYAVCNPDPRGVAHSEGDIYMIGTQEARDCYDLIEWLAEQEWCNGKVATSGTSYLAFSQWFIAAEQPPHLAAINPEEGLGDAYRDLIRRGGILDVNFASRLQVNHVHAGEAVRREDVHDEGLKYPFANCDLWEDKIARFENITCPAYVVASYSNTLHTPGTFRAWRNMPKENKWLRIHDNQEWPDFYKEEQQEDRLKFFDHFLKGIDNGWEKTPVVRYALHDFEGGHYEGIEAETFPPEGTVYKKMYLNGVTRTLSETLAQTDIPAIYDSEASPAQASFLYKAEEKTELVGYPKAKLYVEVDGSDDMDILVYLYKLDKFGNHLQQFVIPNMTARMHDLTDRGGSVLRYKGSNGRLRVSMRHLNEEKSTNEVPAYTFDREEKLHKGEIVEIEIEMFPIGMLLYPGEQLRFIVSAKDEVGGIMPGTPAAPPVNHGKHIIHCGGQYDSYLQLPFRK; this comes from the coding sequence ATGGATAAAGTAAAAGAAATGATGTTATTCAACCCATCATTCGAATATATCGATGATGGAGTAGAGCACGGTATACTGAGCCAATTTAACCCGGGTACAACGGTGCTAAAGAAAGGCTATCAAGTAGATCAACGTTTTATGCCACTGCCGTGTGATGTGATTTTTGAAAAAGATGTACCGGTAAAACTTAGAGATGGTGTTACCATCTACACTGATGTTTTCCGCCCCTCTGGAGCAGAAAAGGTTCCTGTTATTATTTCTTGGAGTCCTTATGGAAAGGCAGCCGGCACAGCCCCAAGATACACAAATCTTTTTGGTATGATTGGTATACCTGATTCAGAACTTTCGGGTCTTCATAAGTTCGAAGGCAGTGACCCCGCTTACTGGTGCAATCATGGTTATGCAGTTTGCAATCCTGATCCGAGAGGAGTTGCTCATTCTGAAGGCGATATATATATGATTGGTACACAAGAGGCTCGTGATTGCTATGATCTTATTGAATGGCTTGCAGAACAGGAATGGTGTAACGGAAAGGTCGCTACAAGCGGTACTTCGTATCTTGCATTTTCACAGTGGTTTATTGCTGCTGAGCAGCCGCCCCACCTTGCAGCAATAAATCCGGAGGAAGGCTTGGGAGATGCTTATCGTGACCTCATTCGTCGCGGTGGTATACTTGATGTAAACTTTGCATCTCGTCTGCAGGTTAACCATGTACATGCCGGTGAAGCTGTTAGGAGAGAAGATGTACATGATGAAGGACTTAAATATCCATTTGCCAACTGTGACTTATGGGAGGATAAAATTGCTAGATTCGAGAATATAACTTGCCCTGCTTATGTTGTAGCAAGTTACAGCAATACATTGCACACACCAGGCACATTTCGTGCTTGGAGAAATATGCCAAAGGAAAACAAATGGCTTCGTATCCATGACAATCAGGAATGGCCGGATTTCTACAAGGAAGAACAGCAGGAAGATCGCCTTAAATTCTTCGACCATTTCCTTAAGGGAATAGATAATGGCTGGGAGAAAACACCTGTGGTGCGGTATGCGCTTCATGATTTTGAAGGCGGTCATTACGAAGGTATAGAAGCTGAAACGTTCCCACCAGAAGGAACGGTATACAAGAAGATGTATCTTAACGGAGTTACTCGTACTCTTTCAGAAACACTTGCCCAAACAGATATACCTGCAATTTATGACAGTGAGGCATCTCCTGCACAGGCATCCTTCCTCTATAAAGCAGAGGAAAAGACAGAACTTGTCGGTTATCCTAAAGCAAAACTTTATGTTGAAGTTGATGGAAGCGATGATATGGATATACTTGTATATCTCTATAAGCTTGATAAATTCGGAAATCACCTTCAGCAGTTTGTAATTCCAAATATGACTGCAAGGATGCATGATCTAACAGACCGCGGCGGAAGTGTTTTAAGATATAAAGGAAGCAATGGTCGTCTTCGTGTATCAATGAGACACCTTAATGAAGAAAAGAGTACAAATGAAGTACCTGCATATACTTTTGATCGTGAAGAAAAACTCCACAAGGGTGAGATTGTAGAGATTGAAATTGAGATGTTCCCAATTGGAATGCTCCTTTATCCGGGAGAGCAACTTCGCTTTATTGTAAGCGCCAAGGATGAAGTCGGTGGCATAATGCCGGGTACACCTGCCGCACCACCGGTAAATCATGGTAAGCATATTATTCACTGCGGCGGACAGTATGATTCGTATTTGCAGCTCCCTTTTAGAAAATAA
- a CDS encoding glycoside hydrolase produces the protein MLFKLKKSISILLALLTALPLILTPIQASAASDVTVNLSSQKQLIKGFGGINHPAWIGDLTPSQRDTAFGNGQNQLGFSILRVYIDDNKNNWYKELPTAKRAIEQGAIVFASPWNPPSDMVETFNRNGDTTAKRLKYDKYAAYSQHLNDFVSYMKSNGVNLYAISVQNEPDYAHDWTWWTPQEMLRFMKDYAGSITGAKVMAPESFSYLKEMSDPILNDPQALANMDILGAHTYGTQFNNFPYPLFKQKGAGKELWMSEVYYPNSNANSADNWPEALDVSYHIHNAMVEADFQAYVWWYIRRQYGPMKEDGTISKRGYNMAHFSKFVRPGFVRVEATKNPDTQTFISAYKGDNKVVIVAINRGTSAVNQKFVLQNGNASTVSSWITDSTRNLATGSSINVTGNSFTAQLPAQSVTTFTAPLK, from the coding sequence TTGTTATTCAAATTGAAGAAGTCAATTAGTATTCTTTTGGCCCTTCTGACTGCCCTGCCGCTAATATTAACTCCAATTCAGGCTTCGGCTGCCAGCGATGTTACTGTAAACTTGTCTTCTCAAAAGCAGCTTATCAAGGGATTTGGGGGAATCAATCATCCGGCCTGGATAGGAGATTTGACACCATCGCAAAGAGATACAGCATTTGGTAATGGACAAAATCAGCTGGGTTTTTCAATTTTGCGTGTCTATATTGATGATAATAAAAACAATTGGTATAAAGAATTGCCTACCGCAAAACGAGCGATTGAACAAGGGGCAATCGTCTTTGCGTCACCATGGAATCCTCCAAGTGATATGGTGGAGACATTCAATCGTAATGGGGACACCACGGCCAAGCGACTTAAATACGATAAATATGCTGCGTATTCACAGCATCTTAATGACTTTGTTTCTTACATGAAATCCAACGGTGTTAATCTCTATGCAATCTCCGTACAAAATGAACCGGATTATGCGCATGATTGGACGTGGTGGACGCCTCAGGAGATGCTTCGATTCATGAAAGATTATGCAGGCTCCATTACAGGAGCGAAAGTAATGGCGCCAGAATCCTTCTCCTACCTAAAAGAAATGTCAGATCCCATACTGAATGATCCTCAAGCTTTAGCAAACATGGACATTTTGGGTGCACATACGTATGGTACACAGTTTAACAATTTCCCTTACCCACTTTTTAAACAAAAAGGTGCTGGAAAGGAACTTTGGATGTCGGAGGTATATTACCCTAATAGTAACGCGAACTCAGCAGATAATTGGCCAGAGGCGCTGGATGTCTCCTATCACATCCATAATGCGATGGTAGAGGCAGATTTCCAGGCTTATGTATGGTGGTATATTCGTAGACAGTACGGTCCCATGAAAGAGGATGGCACCATAAGCAAACGGGGATATAACATGGCCCATTTTTCCAAGTTTGTTCGACCAGGCTTTGTAAGAGTTGAAGCGACGAAAAATCCGGATACCCAGACGTTTATCTCTGCTTACAAAGGAGACAACAAGGTGGTTATCGTAGCAATCAACCGAGGTACTTCCGCCGTAAACCAAAAATTTGTATTGCAGAACGGGAATGCCTCAACCGTATCTTCCTGGATTACGGACAGCACTAGAAATCTGGCAACCGGCTCTTCGATAAACGTCACTGGCAATTCCTTTACTGCTCAACTTCCTGCCCAGAGTGTTACCACATTCACAGCTCCATTAAAATAG
- a CDS encoding alpha/beta hydrolase codes for MMITTAPEGYDQYRENILHGNMEMVEYFSATVGNSRKTMVYTPPGYSIEYTYNVLYLLHGIGGDEAEWHNHANPQVILDNLYDDKKLEPMIVVFPNGRAMPNDRAEGDLFDPEKIKAFETFESDLLHDLIPFIESNYHVRTKRENRAIAGLSMGGGQSLNIGLNNLNHFAWIGAFSAAPNTKAPELLLPNPSEASSLLRLLWLSCGDQDNLKQISEQLHGYLTQHEVPHIWYEESGGHDWPVWKNDLYQYSKLIFQY; via the coding sequence ATGATGATAACTACAGCACCAGAAGGGTATGACCAGTACAGGGAAAACATACTACACGGCAACATGGAAATGGTGGAATATTTCTCGGCAACCGTTGGGAACTCGCGCAAAACAATGGTGTATACTCCACCCGGATATTCCATTGAGTATACGTATAACGTCCTCTACCTTTTGCATGGGATCGGTGGAGACGAAGCCGAGTGGCATAATCATGCCAATCCACAAGTGATTCTCGATAATCTGTACGACGATAAAAAGCTTGAGCCGATGATTGTCGTATTTCCTAATGGTCGCGCAATGCCAAACGACAGGGCTGAGGGAGATCTGTTTGATCCTGAGAAAATAAAAGCATTCGAGACGTTTGAATCCGATTTACTTCACGATTTAATTCCTTTTATTGAATCGAATTACCATGTACGGACGAAAAGGGAGAACCGGGCAATTGCAGGTTTGTCCATGGGCGGAGGCCAGTCTTTAAATATCGGATTGAACAATCTGAACCATTTTGCCTGGATCGGTGCGTTCTCCGCAGCTCCAAACACCAAAGCCCCGGAGCTGCTCCTCCCGAATCCATCAGAAGCGTCATCGCTTCTCCGTTTGCTCTGGTTGTCCTGCGGTGACCAAGATAACCTCAAGCAAATCAGCGAACAGTTGCACGGTTATTTGACACAACACGAAGTACCTCATATTTGGTATGAGGAAAGCGGTGGACATGATTGGCCTGTATGGAAGAACGATCTGTATCAATATTCCAAATTAATTTTTCAATATTAA
- a CDS encoding TetR/AcrR family transcriptional regulator, translated as MRNINPDLRVIRTKESIRQALVELINEKGFKAITVKDITTKANINRGTFYAHYQDKFDLMTKCEEEIMLDMSRITKQNYPSVIAALESDSEKLIPFSLTVSIFEYLNLNGGFMKAVLGPNGDLTFQTRLKQFMWETLYGNNPNSFVKEENLLVPGQYLAAYMGTAIIGVIQQWLESGTKETPQEMARILTTISVNGPFYAAGLKK; from the coding sequence TTGCGCAATATTAACCCTGATTTACGTGTCATTCGGACAAAAGAATCCATTCGACAAGCACTAGTTGAACTAATAAATGAAAAAGGTTTTAAAGCAATTACGGTTAAAGACATAACAACGAAGGCGAACATTAATAGAGGTACGTTTTATGCTCACTATCAAGACAAATTTGATTTAATGACTAAATGTGAGGAAGAAATTATGCTTGATATGTCCAGAATTACAAAACAAAACTATCCAAGTGTTATTGCCGCACTTGAAAGTGACTCTGAAAAGTTAATTCCATTTTCCTTAACCGTTTCAATATTTGAGTATTTAAATTTGAATGGTGGATTTATGAAAGCTGTGTTAGGTCCAAACGGGGATTTAACATTTCAAACAAGATTGAAACAATTTATGTGGGAAACACTCTATGGAAATAATCCAAACTCATTTGTAAAAGAAGAAAATCTTCTTGTTCCAGGACAATATTTAGCTGCTTATATGGGGACTGCAATAATAGGGGTAATTCAGCAATGGTTGGAAAGTGGTACGAAAGAAACTCCTCAAGAAATGGCTCGTATCCTAACGACCATATCAGTTAATGGTCCATTCTATGCAGCTGGTTTAAAAAAATAA
- a CDS encoding RICIN domain-containing protein yields MLKKMLNYCKFMLILALLLSITPLGSGRADAWVGMPMGKLHVSGKNLVNSSNQPVVMSGWHQPSGAYWTYQNSNYYLTRNGNNRHAATLAYLKDITDTFTSTSPKYGSSHGWNMNQIRLFIDREDMGDVAAGTYNFAGVQTVTQNVIIPYIQYAKTKGVYVTLGLDFTLKDDQATTAANLQKFNQIWGYLASRPEIKSADNVHFELINEPVKSYANGHWGGYNGENDFVDHWNDLRNFQNSIISTIRSQGADNVIWAAGLGYNQFYSLTASHPLTDSLNNYGYAVHWYPGYGAHDNMSILQDQWNTNVKAAADKYPINITEVTWFKTKPGDSEYWNLFNGSNEGFGNNTKTIFNAAGNVSIAAHMNGFILDAGERSSFADPTAGLKWDGDASRSAMGRFLFNWFYERAQSYPNGGTPSTGLTPGATYKIVARHSSKVIDVPGGVNESNLQLQQWSDLGGNPQKWVLTQIASGIYSLTSVNSPDKVIDIRNGTSNNGEAVQLMSNLNTTAQHFKINDLGNGYWSIINVNSNKAIEVAGSSTADGAKLQQNGFTNATNQQWKFVAVNN; encoded by the coding sequence ATGTTGAAGAAGATGTTGAATTACTGTAAATTTATGCTCATTCTGGCTTTGCTGCTGTCCATCACGCCACTCGGATCGGGTCGCGCGGACGCGTGGGTTGGCATGCCTATGGGCAAGCTTCACGTCAGTGGGAAAAATCTAGTGAACAGCAGTAACCAACCCGTCGTAATGAGTGGCTGGCATCAGCCCTCAGGAGCCTACTGGACCTACCAGAACAGCAACTATTATCTCACTCGAAACGGCAACAACCGCCATGCCGCTACATTGGCTTATCTGAAAGACATTACCGATACATTTACAAGTACAAGTCCTAAATACGGAAGCAGCCACGGCTGGAATATGAATCAGATTCGTCTGTTCATTGACCGCGAGGACATGGGAGACGTAGCAGCAGGCACTTATAATTTTGCTGGTGTACAAACTGTAACGCAGAACGTCATTATCCCTTATATCCAATATGCAAAAACGAAAGGTGTCTATGTTACACTCGGACTTGACTTCACATTGAAGGATGATCAAGCTACGACCGCAGCCAATCTGCAAAAGTTCAATCAAATCTGGGGTTATCTCGCTTCTCGCCCGGAAATTAAAAGCGCAGACAACGTACACTTTGAGCTAATCAATGAGCCGGTTAAATCGTATGCTAACGGACATTGGGGCGGCTACAACGGCGAGAACGACTTTGTGGATCACTGGAATGATCTGCGCAATTTCCAGAACTCCATCATCTCAACCATCCGCAGCCAAGGCGCAGATAATGTTATCTGGGCCGCTGGTTTGGGGTACAACCAATTCTATAGTCTGACAGCAAGCCATCCCTTAACAGACTCTTTGAACAATTACGGTTATGCCGTTCACTGGTATCCGGGGTACGGAGCGCATGACAACATGTCGATTCTGCAAGATCAGTGGAATACGAATGTGAAGGCTGCGGCTGATAAATATCCGATTAACATCACCGAAGTCACGTGGTTCAAAACGAAGCCGGGCGATTCCGAATACTGGAATCTGTTCAACGGTAGTAATGAAGGTTTTGGCAACAATACGAAGACCATTTTCAACGCGGCAGGCAATGTCAGCATTGCAGCACATATGAACGGCTTCATTTTGGATGCCGGGGAACGAAGCTCCTTTGCCGATCCAACGGCAGGCCTGAAATGGGACGGTGATGCTTCACGAAGCGCGATGGGACGTTTTCTGTTCAATTGGTTCTATGAACGGGCACAGTCTTACCCGAACGGTGGCACTCCATCAACCGGATTGACACCGGGGGCAACCTACAAGATCGTGGCAAGACATTCGAGTAAGGTTATTGATGTACCGGGTGGGGTAAATGAGAGCAATTTGCAGCTTCAGCAATGGTCTGATCTGGGCGGCAATCCTCAAAAGTGGGTCCTGACCCAGATTGCTAGTGGAATTTACAGTTTGACGAGTGTAAATTCGCCCGATAAGGTCATCGACATTCGTAATGGGACAAGTAACAACGGAGAGGCAGTACAACTCATGAGCAATTTGAATACCACCGCGCAGCATTTTAAAATCAACGATCTGGGCAATGGCTATTGGAGTATTATAAACGTCAACAGCAATAAGGCCATAGAGGTCGCAGGCTCCTCAACGGCAGACGGTGCCAAATTACAGCAAAACGGTTTTACAAACGCAACCAATCAGCAATGGAAATTTGTCGCAGTTAACAATTAA